The nucleotide window CAATCCAATACAAATACCGGCAATTATAACGCGGATGCAATTGAAGAAAAAGGAATCACCTACACCAGCTAATGGGCCCATCAATGAAGCTTTCAGGCCGGAAATGGCGCCTTCATCCAACGTTCCTTTTTCAGCTCGCTCTTTTTCCATCGCCGCGACAATCCCAGTAATCAATCCATGCATTACTTGATGAGTATTAAAGAATTCATTCGCATTTCTGGCAAACGCTTTCTTTTTCTCTTCAGGATCCTGATAAAAAGAATCAATAGCCGGCCAGACTGACATGCCGAAAGCTTTACCCTGCATAACAACTTGATTGAAGGCCATAAACGTATTCAAAGAGTAGTAATAACAGCGATTAAGCATTCTTTTTTCTTCTTTGGACAATACATATTTAGCCATAGAAATCATCTCCTCCGCCTGTTGATATTTTCTTTTCTATTTCCTGCATTTTATAATTTCGAGTAAAGCCTACGTAAGCCAGAATAAGCGCCAGAATAGCGATTGGCAAAGTGCTTAATCCCAGATATTTAGCGAGAATAAAACCGAGCAGCACATAGAACGGTGTAGACTGAGAAAAAATAGCCTGAGTAGTAAGACACAATCCAACGACCACCAACATTCCACCGGCAGCGCTGAGACCGTTAAGAAGCCAGGCAGGTACTACTTGGAACATAATCTCAACAGCTTCCGAGCCATAGAAGCAGCAAAGGAAAATAATAATTGCCGGCAGAGTAAACCGAACAAACAACATCTCCAAAATCATAACCCATCGAAATTTCTGAACCTCCCCAGCATTTGCCAATCGTGTAGAAATTGGCTGGATGGAGTTAGAAATCGCCTGCGTAATCGGATTCACTGAATTCATCAGGGCACCGATAGGAACAGCAATGGCAAGTCCCTGTTCAATACTAATTCCTGATAAAATGGTAAGACCAACACCTACTGCTGTACTGGTACGATAATCGGCAGCCACAACTCCGCCAATACCGGAAATTCCCATGTAAATTGCCTCCAGTTCAGCTCCCATAATTACACCTGTTTTAAGATCTCCGCAGACTAATCCAGTTACAGAACCTAAAATAATCGGCCGAGTTGCAGTTTGGAAACCAACAAAGCCATCGATGCACTGACAAATATAATAAGTCAGAGCAATGAGAAGAGCTTGAATCATAACCTATTCCTCCTTTAGTTAAACAGAGATGCCTTCTTACTTGTTTTCTGGTTTTGCTTTAACTAATAATTCTGAAAAATTCTCCTTGGGCACAGAGGGAAGCATCTGGCAGAAAATAGATTCTGATATAGAATTCAATTTCTTAAACAACTCAAAGTCTTCCGGATCTGCACTGCAATAGGCATGAATCACAGTTTTATCCCGTGACTTCTTCTTTCGATAGTTAGCCACATTCACTTCGTGAATAGGCAGAGCCTCAACCAAACGAATTGCATCTGCAGGATTATCCACAATCAATAAGATACGCATTTTGTCTGCCCGTGGGTCTTTTAACAAACGAATCGATTCATCAACGCCACGAACATGAACCTTTTTACCCGCAGGCGCTGTCATTAACAACATCTTTACTTTCAGCTGATCTTTGATAACCTCATCATTGGCAACCATCAATGTATCAGCATTCAATGCACGGGACCAAGCGGTTACTACCTGGCCGTGAATCAATCTTTCATCTAGTCTCAACTGTAAGATCATGCATGAGTTCCTCCTTTCTTAAGTCCCCTAAAATTCCATGACTCATACCCCGGCCGGACAGCAGAGATACGGAATGTTAGCGCTTTCTGATTTCATTATAAGTAGTCAACTGCCTACTTCCAGTTCGTGCTTTTTTATTCTCTATTTAAAAAATTCGCATGAAAATTAATCTCGTCCAAGAAAAGTTAATATTTGATATTTACAGCTCTCTTATCTATATGTAGTTTCCACCTCGCATTCATTTTAAAATCAAATTCATCTGTTCGTTGACAATCTGCTGACTCGGTTCATTGATCAGCCGTTTAAGGAAAGTATTTTCGCAGACTAATTCATGCAGCAGCACATTAAAAAAGCGCATATTTTCTGAATCCAGACGAGCTATTAAAAAGATATAAGAAAAACAGCGTACTCCTCCCCGAAGAACTTTTCGGCTGATATTGCCAACGATGAGCTGATTCCGCATAATTTGAGAATGATGGAGTATTGTCACAATTCTGCCATTATAATTCTCGGAAGCAACAAATTCATCTTTGACTGATAAAGCTAAAGGCGGCAGCTGCTGTCTAATCCTGTTAAACAACCGTTCAACACTGTCACGATTGTTGAGATCTAAAGGGAGTGATACAATCTCGTGAAGCACGTCCTCACATAAATCTCGGTTCTTTCGAATGAAGTCATTCAAATTGTTCAGATGATAAGGTAATACATCGTGCGGAAATACCTTACAGTTGAATTTCTGAGTCACTGTATCACTTATGATCAGATCATATTGTTGACTCTGCCAGTTAACAATTTCGTTGTAGCCCAGACAATTCAGATCGCTGTAATAGTCATGATCCACTTCTTTTTCGATCAATTTTTTGATGAATGTTGGTTCCATGCGGCTGGTTCTGGATATGATCGCAATTTTCTGCCGATGATATTTTAAAGACGTCAGTTGGATGCTGAACGATAAGATTTCAGCCAGCGATGACGCTTGACTGGAAGCTACCGGACATTGAAAAAAATCTTCAAGCAGATGAGTTACTTCTCGTGTTAGCCAGCTTAACAACGGGTACTCGGTCGTCAGCGAATCACGGCCACCTAAATTAGTAGCTTTATTCATGAGCATATTGAACTGATACTTTAATATGATTTGACTTAATGCATAGCTTAGATAGCGATCTACCAGCGGTTCCTGGATTAAATTCAAATTGAAATTATCAGCAAAATAATTACAAATTTGTTCAGTTAAATCCGCCAGTGATTCAGGAAAAAAATGCCGAACCAAATCGACGTTTTCATCAATATTTGGATTTGCAACGAGAAGTAAAATCGCTGCAGAACAGATCTCAGTTTGATCATACGGGCCTAAATTCAGTTCACGTGTTAGCTTTTCTAATAATGTTTCCGCAATTGAATACACAGGTAAATTCCAAACCTGCCTTAACAGCTTCTCATGGCAGTGC belongs to Holdemania massiliensis and includes:
- a CDS encoding PTS mannose/fructose/sorbose/N-acetylgalactosamine transporter subunit IIC, coding for MIQALLIALTYYICQCIDGFVGFQTATRPIILGSVTGLVCGDLKTGVIMGAELEAIYMGISGIGGVVAADYRTSTAVGVGLTILSGISIEQGLAIAVPIGALMNSVNPITQAISNSIQPISTRLANAGEVQKFRWVMILEMLFVRFTLPAIIIFLCCFYGSEAVEIMFQVVPAWLLNGLSAAGGMLVVVGLCLTTQAIFSQSTPFYVLLGFILAKYLGLSTLPIAILALILAYVGFTRNYKMQEIEKKISTGGGDDFYG
- a CDS encoding helix-turn-helix domain-containing protein, which gives rise to MNRFFLRNYIELCHLIVNGETDVSSFQAFFDLSNYEMTMDLNNLREIAADFGISLIVNTRKITFEIIDQSRFDMKFRYCRAFYYRHRHSFQSNKDILLQACIGKLLLWSRNSISVETLADTIGYSRSSIRNAVRGAREFVRTFDIWVENVPYYGLKVRGNEFDIRRCFISLYSLFDINIIPSPDNPNILWGYQTETYETIIRMIETVLDQNSYPILNIEKRRLTSYLIIQNARIRAGFPLTKFEHCHEKLLRQVWNLPVYSIAETLLEKLTRELNLGPYDQTEICSAAILLLVANPNIDENVDLVRHFFPESLADLTEQICNYFADNFNLNLIQEPLVDRYLSYALSQIILKYQFNMLMNKATNLGGRDSLTTEYPLLSWLTREVTHLLEDFFQCPVASSQASSLAEILSFSIQLTSLKYHRQKIAIISRTSRMEPTFIKKLIEKEVDHDYYSDLNCLGYNEIVNWQSQQYDLIISDTVTQKFNCKVFPHDVLPYHLNNLNDFIRKNRDLCEDVLHEIVSLPLDLNNRDSVERLFNRIRQQLPPLALSVKDEFVASENYNGRIVTILHHSQIMRNQLIVGNISRKVLRGGVRCFSYIFLIARLDSENMRFFNVLLHELVCENTFLKRLINEPSQQIVNEQMNLILK
- a CDS encoding PTS system mannose/fructose/N-acetylgalactosamine-transporter subunit IIB; the encoded protein is MILQLRLDERLIHGQVVTAWSRALNADTLMVANDEVIKDQLKVKMLLMTAPAGKKVHVRGVDESIRLLKDPRADKMRILLIVDNPADAIRLVEALPIHEVNVANYRKKKSRDKTVIHAYCSADPEDFELFKKLNSISESIFCQMLPSVPKENFSELLVKAKPENK